In the genome of Streptomyces sp. 846.5, the window CGCCCCTGCGCGAGCAGAGCGTCGATGGTCGCCCGCGCCATCCGCTGATACTCGGCGACGCTGGCGGCGACCGTCACGTCCCAGACGTCCAGCAGGTGGTGCGGGACGCCGTGGCGCTCCTCGACGGTGAGTTTCGCGGTGCCGATGTCCATGCCCCGGTACAGCTGCATCGAGTCGGTGTTGACCACCTCACCACCGAGCTCCCTGGCCAGGGCCACACCGAGGTCCGACTTGCCTGCGGCGGTGGCGCCGACGACGGCGATGACACGAGGGGCGCGGGGGCTGTTCACCCCTTCAGTCTCCCAAACGCACGCAGGCACCCGCCCCACTGCTGCGCCACGCCGCGATCGACAGTACGGTATGCCTAAGTAAGGGTGTTTTGTCCATCTGATGGGCCAAGTCGCCCCGGCCCCGCTACGCAGGAGCAACCATGGGTCTCTCGGACACTCTCAAGGGCGCGCTCGGCCAGGCCAAGGAGAAGGCCACCGAGTTCGCGGAGAAGCACAACTCGACCATCGACTCCGGCCTGGACAAGGTCGGCGAGATGGCCGACAAGGCCACCAAGCACAAGTACAGCGACAAGATCACCACGGGCCGGGACAAGGCCAAGGAGGCCCTGGACAAGGTCCACCACGAGCCGAGGACCGTCCAGGGCGAGACCACCGTGGAACGTGAGGACCCGCCGGCCTCCTGATCCGAGCGGCATCGGTCGAGGGCATGCCCCCACGGGTGCATGCCCTCGGGCGTGCCCGCGTCGGATCAGGTCCAGGCGGCGACGAAGTAGCCCACGCCGTACGGGGCGTCCTCGTAGAGCAGCTCGGCGTCGAGCGAGCCGGCCGCGGCGCCCGCGAGCACCTGCCAGGGCGCCCGGCCGGAGGCCATCAGTTCGTAGGCCAGTTCGTCGTCCAGCGTGGACAGCTCGCCCTGGGCGTCCGCCGTGGCCAGACCGCGGGACACCACCGCGTCGAAGCCCTCGGCCCGCTCGTCCAGGTAGCCGGGGGCCTTCAGCGAGCGCCGGGCGCTGCCCTCGCCGACCACCAGCAGGCCCACCCGGCCGGCCGACTGCGCCAGCCGCTCGCCGTTCGCGGCGCACAGCGCCGGTTCCAGGTAGTCGGGCACGGCGAGGCCGCGGGCCCGCCCGTTCCAGCCCGCGCGCTGCAGCAGCCAGGCTCCCACGGTGAGGGAGGCGGGCAGGGCCTCCGGGGCGGCCCCGTCGCCGAGGGTCACCGAGACGTCGACCCCGTACGGCTGGAAGGAGCCGGTGCCGCCCTCGTCGAAACTGCTGTGCTCGGCGTCGGGACCGACCACCCAGACCACCTCGGGCTCCGCGGCGAGCACCGCGCCGAGGGCGGTGTCGCAGGCGCTGCGCAGACCGTCCAGTTCGGGCGCGGCACCCGAGGCGACCTCGGGGACCAGCAGCGGCGGGCAGGGGCAGACGGCGGCGGCGACCAGCATGGGTCCGACCCTATCGTCGTCCGGTCGAGGGTCCGCAGCGCCGTCCGGTCCCGCTCAGCGGCAGCTGGGGGCCTCGGCCACCGGCAGCGGGGCCGGGACGCCGACCGACGGCAGCCCCAGCATCACCCCGGCGGGAGCGGGCGGAGCCGCCTGCCGCCTCTCCCAGGCGTCACCCGCACGGGTGCGCCGCACCGACAGCGGCGCGCCCTCGGCCAGCAGATGGTGCGGAGCGGCGTAGGTGATCTCGACCTGAGCCATGTCTCCGGGGCGGACGCCCTCGGCGGGGCGGGTGAAGTGGACCAGGCGGCTGTCGGGCGCGCGGCCGGAGAGCCGGTCGGTGTGCTGGTCCTTGCGGCCCTCGCCCTCGGCGACCAGGACCTCCAGGACCTTGCCGACCTGCTTCTTGTTCTCCTCCCAGGAGATCTCCTCCTGGAGCGCGACCAGACGCAGATAGCGCTCCTGGACGACCTCCTTGGGGACCTGCCCCTCCATGTCGGCGGCAGGGGTACCGGGCCGCTTGGAGTACTGGAAGGTGAACGCCTGGGCGAAACGGGCCTCGCGGACCACGTGCATGGTCTGCTCGAAGTCCTCCTCGGTCTCACCGGGGAAGCCCACGATGATGTCGGTGGAGATGGCCGCGTCGGGCATGGCCGCGCGGACCTTCTCGATGATCCCGAGGTACCGCTCCTGCCGGTAGGACCGCTTCATGGCCCGCAGCACGGCGTCCGATCCGGACTGCAGCGGCATGTGCAGCTGGTGCATCACGTTCGGCGTCTCCGCCATGGCCGCGATCACGTCGTCGGTGAAGTCCTTGGGGTGCGGCGAGGTGAAGCGGACCCGCTCCAGGCCGTCGATCCCGCCGCAGGCGCGCAGCAGCTTGGAGAACGCCTGCCGGTCGCCGATGTCCTGTCCGTAGGCGTTGACGTTCTGCCCGAGCAGGGTGACCTCGACCACGCCCTCGGCGACCAGCGCCTCGACCTCGGCGAGGATGTCGCCGGTGCGGCGGTCCTTCTCCTTGCCGCGCAGCGCCGGGACGATGCAGAAGGTGCAGGTGTTGTTGCAGCCGACCGAGATCGACACCCAGGCCGCGTAGGCGGACTCGCGCCGGGTGGGCAGGGTGGAGGGGAAGACCTCCAGCGACTCCAGGATCTCGACCTGGGCCTCCTCCTGGACCCGGGCGCGCTCCAGCAGCGCCGGCAGGTGACCGATGTTGTGGGTGCCGAAGACCACGTCGACCCAGGGGGCGCGCTTGACGATGGTCTCCCGGTCCTTCTGCGCCAGGCAGCCGCCGACGGCGATCTGCATGCCCGGCCGGACCGCCTTGACCGAGGCCAGCTGCCCCAGATTGCCGTAGAGGTGGTTGTCGGCCTTCTCCCGCACCGCGCAGGTGTTGAAGACCACGACGTCGGCGCTGTCGCCCGCGGGCGCCTTGGCATAGCCGGCGTCCTCGAGCAGGCCGGCCAGCCGCTCGGAGTCATGGACGTTCATCTGACATCCGTGCGTGCGGATCTCATAGGTCTTGGAAGCTTCTGCGGTACCCACGCCCACAAGGGTACGGGCAGGGCGGAGCGCCGAGATCCCGAGCTTCCCGAAGGGGGGTACGACTGGCAGGATCACCCGCATGGCGGATACCTGGCGGCTCCACGACCTCCTCTCCCGAGGGGTGCGCTCGCCGGCCGTCCGGGTGCTGACCGTGATGGCGGCCCTGGCCTCCGCCGCCCTCGGCTACTGGCTGGTCGCACCGAACGGGGTGGCCTACCCCCGGGGCGTGTACGGGATGGCGACCGGTTCCAGCGGCGGCGTCTACGAGAAGTACGGGAACCTGTTGAAGCCGAACGTGGACCGGGACCTGCCCGGGGTGCAGCTGCGGCTCGACCCGTCGGCGGGCGGCCCGGACAACCTGGCCCGGATCGCCAGCGGACGGGACGACTTCGGCATCGCCACCGCGGACGCGGTCGCGCACTACCGCGGGGCCGACGCCGGCGACCTGCGGGCGATGGGACGGCTCTACGACGACTACGTCCAGCTGGTGGTGCCGACGGGATCGAGCATCAGGACCGTTGCCGACCTGCGCGGCAAGAAGGTGGCGATCGGCCAGGTCAACTCCGGGGTCGCGCTGATCGCCTCGCGGATCTTCCGGGTGTCCGGCCTCGACCCGGCCAAGGGTGACCTGACCGCCGTGTCGCTGGGCATCAACGAGGCGCCGACGCAGCTCTCCCAGGGCCGGATCGACGCGTTCTTCTGGTCCGGCGGCATCCCCACCTCCGGCGTCGCCAATCTCACCGACACCTTCCACGTCCGGCTGGTGCCGCTGGGCACCCTGGCTACCGCGCTGGACACGCTGGCCTCCCAGGAGGACCCGGAGGCGCGGAACAGCCAGATCTACCGCAGCTCGACCATGCCGGCCAGCGCCTACCAGAACACCGTCCCGGACCGGGCGGTGTCCACCATCGCGGTCGCCAACCTCATGGTGACCAGGGCGGACGTCCCGCTGGGGCTGGTGCAGCGGGTCACCGCGGCGATGATCGACAGCAGGGACTCGATCGGGAAGCAGGTGCACTCCGCGCAACTGGTGGACATCCGCTCGGCGATCTACACCGACCCGCTGCCGCTGGCCGAGGGCGCCCGCAGGTACTACGTGTCCGCCAAGCCCTGAGCCGGAGCCGGTTCGCCGCCGAGCTCGTGCTCCACCATCTCCCGCAGCGGGCCGCTCACCGCGGCCTCCAGCAGGCGGGTGGCCTCCACCCGCATCGCCCTGGCCAGTTCGGCGTCCACCACCGACTGGGCCAGCGGCCGCAGCCGGCGCACGGTGCCGATGGCCTCGGCCGCCTCCGCGTCGCCGAGCTGGTGTCCCGCGTAGCGGACGAAGACATGGATGGCGCTGAACTCCACGAAACGACGCGCGAGATGGTCGATGTCGCCGCGCAGTTCCTCCAGGTGGGCGACGATCGCGGGCAGCGGGACGCCCAGCTCGTGCAGCTCCACCGCGACGGCGAGCAGGCCGGGGCTGGGCACCAGGAACAGGTCCGCCTCGGCCGGGTCGACCAGGGGCGGTTCCGGCTCCAGTACGCCGAGCCGGACCGCGTCGGCTATCGCCTGGTGGTCCTCCACCCCGTGGAAAGAGGCCACCAGCGCCTCCCGGCTGATCCGCTCGGCGGCCTCGTCCGTCCAGGGCGCGGTGACCTCGGCGACCAGGCCGAGGACGCCTCCCAGGCCGCGTCCGCTCTCCCAGGCGTCCAGGAGCTCCTTGATCCCGGCCAGGGTGTGCCCGCGGTCCAGCAGCTGGGCGATCAGCCGCAGCCGTTCCAGGTGCTCCTGCTGGTAGACGTTGGCGCGGCCGCGCCGGTCCGCCGGGGGGAGCAGGCCGCGGTCCTGGTACGCGCGCACATTGCGGACGGTGGTTCCCGCCGCCCGGGCCAGGTCGTCGATCCGGTACTCCGCGCGCCGCTCGGGCACCGTCGTCACGTCGTGCTCCTCCACTCCCCCAGCGCGGCCCGCAAAGGTGCGTCGGCAAGGCCCTAGCGCGGAACCGAGCGTACCGCCGGTTCCGGAGGGCGTGTGGGCGAGGTTACGAGGCCGGAACGCACTTCGTCGACGAAGCCGCCGATCAGCTCGGCCAGCTCGTCCGGCCGGGTCAGCGGGAGCCAGTGGCCCGCACGGACGGTGCGCCGACGGAGTACCGGAGCCCACTGGTCCAGATCGTCGTAGAGATGCGGCGACAGATAGGGGTCCTGCAACGGGACGATCAGCTGGACCGGCACGGTGGCGACCCGGTCCGGGCGCGGATGACGCATCCGGGGTCGGACGTTGGCCCGGTAGAGCCAGGTGCCGTTGGCCGCGTCCTCCGGCAGGGTGGCTGAGGGGCGGTCGTCCGCCGCGGGCAGCCGCTCCAGGGCACGGCGCACCGCGGGCCAGCGCCGCCCCAGCGGACCGCGCCAGAGCAGCTCGGGCACCCTGGGCACCTGGAAGGCGTAGACGTACCAGGAGCGCATCCCCTGCCCGGCGGCCTGGACCAGGTGACGGAGCGTGGGACGGCGCAGCCGGGCCCGCATCCACAGGCCGAAGTGGTCCAGGCAGGGGCCGGAGATGCTGGTGAACGAGGCGAGGCCGCCGCACAGCCGGGGCGAGGTGGCGAACTCCCAGCCCTGGACCGAGCCCCAGTCGTGGCCGACGAGGTGGACCGGGCCGTAGGGAGCGAGGGCGTCGAGGACTGCGAGGACGTCGTCCTCCAGCCGTTCCAGCAGGTAGTTCTCGGCCCGGGGCGCGGGCGCGGTGGACTGCCCGGCGCCGCGGACGTCGTAGGCGACGACGTGGTAGCGGTCGACGAGCCGGCTCATCACCGGTTCCCAGACCTGCTTGCAGTCGGGGTAGCCGTGCAGGAAGAGCAGCGTGGGCCAGGTGGGGTCGCCGGCCTCGACGACGTCGAGCTCCACATCGCCTGCGGGCACTCGGTGCTCGGTGGCCCCGGGGATCATCGTCGTTCCCTTCCGCCTGCGCGGTTCCCTGTCACGCGCCAATGTGCCAGTGGGCACTGGCGTGGTCAATGGCTGCGCCGAGGCAATTCTGCGTCCCATGATATGAGACAAATCTTCTCGACCAGAGAGACACTGCCTAGAGTTCGGAGTGACGGAAGTTCTGCTGACGGACCGACAGGGAGACATTGATGAGCGGCAAGGCCACCTACACCCACGGGTTCCACGCCTCCGTGCTGCGCTCGCACAGCTGGCGCAACGCCGCCAACTCCGCGGCCTACCTGGTGCCGGAGCTGAAGCCGGGCCAGGAGCTGCTGGACGTCGGCTGCGGCCCCGGCACCATCACCGCCGACCTGGCCGGGCTGGTGGCCCCGGGCCGGGTCACCGCCGTGGACAGTTCCGCCGAGGTGGTGGCACAGGCCGAGCTGACGGCCGCCGGGGCCGGCGTCGAGGGCATCGTCTTCGGGACCGCCGACGTCCACGCGCTGCCCTATCCGGACGGCTCCTTCGACGTGGTCCACGCCCACCAGGTGCTGCAGCATGTCGCCGACCCGGTGCAGGCGCTGCGGGAGATGCGCCGGGTCTGCCGCCCCGGCGGGTTGGTCGCGGCCCGCGACTCCGACTACGCCGCCTTCACCTGGTTCCCGGCCCGGCCCGAGCTGGACGAGTGGAACGCGCTGTACCACCGCGTCGCCCGGAGCAACGGCGGGGAGCCGGAGGCGGGACGGATGCTGCGGTCCTGGGCGCGGGCGGCCGGCTTCGAGGACATCCGCTCGGGATCCAGCACCTGGTGTTACGCCTCCGACGAGGAACGTGCCTGGTGGGGCGGTATGTGGGCGGAGCGGATCACCGCCTCGGCGATCGCCGCCCAGGCCGTGGACGGGGGCTTCGCCACCGAGGACGACCTGAAGCGGATCTCAGCCGGCTGGGACAGCTGGGCCGCCGACCCGGACGGCTGGTTCAGCGTGCTGCACGGCGAAGTGCTGTGCCGGGTCTGACCGTTCCGTAGCACCACCGCAGAAGGCCCGGATCTCAGACCCGCTGCCCCTCGGGCCCGGCCGAGGGGACGGCCAGGGTGACGGTCAGTCCGCGCGGCTCGTTGGGGTCGAACTCCAGCGAGCCTCCCGAGGACGCCAGCAGAGTCCTGGCGATGGAGAGACCGAGCCCGGAGCCGTCCACGTTCTGGTGGCGCGGGCTGCGCCAGAAGCGGTCGCCGATCCGGTCCAGCTCCTCCTCGGTCAGGCCGGGACCCGCGTCCGAGACCGCGACCGCGACCCGCCCGGCAGCGCTGTCGGCCAGCACCGACACCCGCACCCGCTCCCCCACCGGGGTGAACTTGAGAGCGTTGTCGATCACCGCGTCCAGCGCGCTGCCGAATCCGACCGGGTCGGCGAGCCCCAGCAGCGGACCGGCCGGCTGCTCGAAGTCCAGGCCGACCCCGCGCTCGCCGGCCAGCGCCGTCCAGCCCTCGACCCGCACCGCGGCGAGCGCGGACAGGTCCGTCGGCTCGGCGCCGTGACCCGCGTGCTCCGCGACGGCCAGGCCCAGCAGGTCGTCCAGCACCGAGGCCAGCCTGCGCCCCTCCACCCGGACCCCGGCCAGCTCGTCCTCGTGGCCGTCCGGCAGCTCCATGCCCATGGCCTCGACCCGCAGCATCAGCGCCGCCAGCGGATTGCGGAGCTGGTGCGAGGCATCCGCGACAAAGGCCCGCTGCTGGTCCAGGACCTCCTCGACATGGTCCGCCATCTCGTTGAAGGCCCGGGCCAGCCGCCGCAGTTCGGGCGGCCCGCCGGCCGGGGCGACCCGGGAGGCGAGCCGTCCGGTGGCGATGTCATGGGTCACCTTGTCCAGGTCCTGGACCGGACGCAGCACCCAGCCGGTGAGCAGCACCGCAGCCGCGACGGCCACCAGCACGGCGCCCGCCTCGCCCCCGGCGAGCAGCAGCCAGCGGCGCAGGATGCGGGCGTCCATCGCCCCGGTGGGCGACTCGGTGACCACCACGGCGACCACGTCCCCGTCCCAGACCACCGGCGAGGCGACCACCAGCTCGCGGTGCGACTGCCAGGGCCACGCCTGCGCCGGGTCGTGGCTGCGCCGCCCGTCCAGTGCCTCCATGAAGGCCTGGGCCGATGCGCCCTGTGCGGCGTCGGTCCAGGTGGACGGGTCGGCGGTGACCGGCTTTCCGGAGAGCCCGAACACACCGGCCTTGATGCCGTAGACGTCGTAGTAGCGGCGCAGCTCCGTAGTGAGGGTGCTCAGCTGTTCCTGCGCCGTCGACGTGCCGGACTGGCCGATCGGGTTCTGGGCCAGGGCGGCGAAGCGTGCGGTGTCGTCGATCCGGTCCACGACCAGGCGCTGCTGCTCGGCGGCCGCCTCGCTGACGGCGAGCGGCAGACCGAGGGCGACCAGCACACAGGCCATCAGGGCCAGCAGGATGCCGAGCAGGCGAGTACGCATCAACCAGCGGCCGGAGCGGCCGGCGGGTTGCGCTCTCCCTCGGAGTCGATGACCAGCCGGTAGCCGACCCCGCGCACCGTCTCGATCAACGAGGGGACGGCGAGCTTCTGCCGCAGCGAGGCGACATGGACCTCCAGGGTCCGCGAGGTCCCCTCCCAGCTGCTGCGCCAGACCTCGCTGATGATCTGCTCGCGGCGGATCACCACCCCGGGGCTCTGCGCCAGCAGCGCCAGCAGGTCGTACTCCTTGCGGGTCAGCGGCACGTCCCGGTCGTGGACCAGGGCCCGGCGGGCGGCCGAGTCCAGCCGCAGACCGCAGGAGCGGCTGATCCGCTCGGCGGTCGTCTCGGCCGGGCGCGCCTGGTCGGCGGCGGGCTGCGGAGCGGTGCCGCGCCTGGCGACCGCGTGGATCCGGGCCAGCAGTTCGCCCATGTCGTAGGGCTTCACCACATAATCGTCAGCGCCGAGGTTCAGCCCGTGGATCCGGGAGTTGATGTCCGAGCGCGCCGTGACCATGATCACCGGGATGCCGCCGCGCCGCCGGATCTGGCCGCAGACGTCGAAGCCGTCCCGGTCGGGCAGCCCCAGGTCCAGCAGCACCACCCGGTAGGGGCCGCGCCCGTCCGGCACCAGGGCGTCCAGCGCCTCGTTGCCGGTCCTGGCGTGGCGCACCTCGAAGCCGTGCTTGGTCAGCACGGCCACCAGCGCGGCGGCCACATGGTCGTCGTCCTCGACGA includes:
- the miaB gene encoding tRNA (N6-isopentenyl adenosine(37)-C2)-methylthiotransferase MiaB → MRVILPVVPPFGKLGISALRPARTLVGVGTAEASKTYEIRTHGCQMNVHDSERLAGLLEDAGYAKAPAGDSADVVVFNTCAVREKADNHLYGNLGQLASVKAVRPGMQIAVGGCLAQKDRETIVKRAPWVDVVFGTHNIGHLPALLERARVQEEAQVEILESLEVFPSTLPTRRESAYAAWVSISVGCNNTCTFCIVPALRGKEKDRRTGDILAEVEALVAEGVVEVTLLGQNVNAYGQDIGDRQAFSKLLRACGGIDGLERVRFTSPHPKDFTDDVIAAMAETPNVMHQLHMPLQSGSDAVLRAMKRSYRQERYLGIIEKVRAAMPDAAISTDIIVGFPGETEEDFEQTMHVVREARFAQAFTFQYSKRPGTPAADMEGQVPKEVVQERYLRLVALQEEISWEENKKQVGKVLEVLVAEGEGRKDQHTDRLSGRAPDSRLVHFTRPAEGVRPGDMAQVEITYAAPHHLLAEGAPLSVRRTRAGDAWERRQAAPPAPAGVMLGLPSVGVPAPLPVAEAPSCR
- a CDS encoding HAMP domain-containing sensor histidine kinase, with product MRTRLLGILLALMACVLVALGLPLAVSEAAAEQQRLVVDRIDDTARFAALAQNPIGQSGTSTAQEQLSTLTTELRRYYDVYGIKAGVFGLSGKPVTADPSTWTDAAQGASAQAFMEALDGRRSHDPAQAWPWQSHRELVVASPVVWDGDVVAVVVTESPTGAMDARILRRWLLLAGGEAGAVLVAVAAAVLLTGWVLRPVQDLDKVTHDIATGRLASRVAPAGGPPELRRLARAFNEMADHVEEVLDQQRAFVADASHQLRNPLAALMLRVEAMGMELPDGHEDELAGVRVEGRRLASVLDDLLGLAVAEHAGHGAEPTDLSALAAVRVEGWTALAGERGVGLDFEQPAGPLLGLADPVGFGSALDAVIDNALKFTPVGERVRVSVLADSAAGRVAVAVSDAGPGLTEEELDRIGDRFWRSPRHQNVDGSGLGLSIARTLLASSGGSLEFDPNEPRGLTVTLAVPSAGPEGQRV
- a CDS encoding class III extradiol dioxygenase subunit B-like domain-containing protein; protein product: MLVAAAVCPCPPLLVPEVASGAAPELDGLRSACDTALGAVLAAEPEVVWVVGPDAEHSSFDEGGTGSFQPYGVDVSVTLGDGAAPEALPASLTVGAWLLQRAGWNGRARGLAVPDYLEPALCAANGERLAQSAGRVGLLVVGEGSARRSLKAPGYLDERAEGFDAVVSRGLATADAQGELSTLDDELAYELMASGRAPWQVLAGAAAGSLDAELLYEDAPYGVGYFVAAWT
- a CDS encoding alpha/beta fold hydrolase, with protein sequence MIPGATEHRVPAGDVELDVVEAGDPTWPTLLFLHGYPDCKQVWEPVMSRLVDRYHVVAYDVRGAGQSTAPAPRAENYLLERLEDDVLAVLDALAPYGPVHLVGHDWGSVQGWEFATSPRLCGGLASFTSISGPCLDHFGLWMRARLRRPTLRHLVQAAGQGMRSWYVYAFQVPRVPELLWRGPLGRRWPAVRRALERLPAADDRPSATLPEDAANGTWLYRANVRPRMRHPRPDRVATVPVQLIVPLQDPYLSPHLYDDLDQWAPVLRRRTVRAGHWLPLTRPDELAELIGGFVDEVRSGLVTSPTRPPEPAVRSVPR
- a CDS encoding TAXI family TRAP transporter solute-binding subunit, whose translation is MADTWRLHDLLSRGVRSPAVRVLTVMAALASAALGYWLVAPNGVAYPRGVYGMATGSSGGVYEKYGNLLKPNVDRDLPGVQLRLDPSAGGPDNLARIASGRDDFGIATADAVAHYRGADAGDLRAMGRLYDDYVQLVVPTGSSIRTVADLRGKKVAIGQVNSGVALIASRIFRVSGLDPAKGDLTAVSLGINEAPTQLSQGRIDAFFWSGGIPTSGVANLTDTFHVRLVPLGTLATALDTLASQEDPEARNSQIYRSSTMPASAYQNTVPDRAVSTIAVANLMVTRADVPLGLVQRVTAAMIDSRDSIGKQVHSAQLVDIRSAIYTDPLPLAEGARRYYVSAKP
- a CDS encoding response regulator transcription factor; protein product: MRLLLVEDDDHVAAALVAVLTKHGFEVRHARTGNEALDALVPDGRGPYRVVLLDLGLPDRDGFDVCGQIRRRGGIPVIMVTARSDINSRIHGLNLGADDYVVKPYDMGELLARIHAVARRGTAPQPAADQARPAETTAERISRSCGLRLDSAARRALVHDRDVPLTRKEYDLLALLAQSPGVVIRREQIISEVWRSSWEGTSRTLEVHVASLRQKLAVPSLIETVRGVGYRLVIDSEGERNPPAAPAAG
- a CDS encoding MerR family transcriptional regulator, producing MPERRAEYRIDDLARAAGTTVRNVRAYQDRGLLPPADRRGRANVYQQEHLERLRLIAQLLDRGHTLAGIKELLDAWESGRGLGGVLGLVAEVTAPWTDEAAERISREALVASFHGVEDHQAIADAVRLGVLEPEPPLVDPAEADLFLVPSPGLLAVAVELHELGVPLPAIVAHLEELRGDIDHLARRFVEFSAIHVFVRYAGHQLGDAEAAEAIGTVRRLRPLAQSVVDAELARAMRVEATRLLEAAVSGPLREMVEHELGGEPAPAQGLADT
- a CDS encoding methyltransferase domain-containing protein, translated to MSGKATYTHGFHASVLRSHSWRNAANSAAYLVPELKPGQELLDVGCGPGTITADLAGLVAPGRVTAVDSSAEVVAQAELTAAGAGVEGIVFGTADVHALPYPDGSFDVVHAHQVLQHVADPVQALREMRRVCRPGGLVAARDSDYAAFTWFPARPELDEWNALYHRVARSNGGEPEAGRMLRSWARAAGFEDIRSGSSTWCYASDEERAWWGGMWAERITASAIAAQAVDGGFATEDDLKRISAGWDSWAADPDGWFSVLHGEVLCRV
- a CDS encoding antitoxin, giving the protein MGLSDTLKGALGQAKEKATEFAEKHNSTIDSGLDKVGEMADKATKHKYSDKITTGRDKAKEALDKVHHEPRTVQGETTVEREDPPAS